In Iodobacter fluviatilis, the DNA window ACGTGAAAGCCGGTGCCAATATCATCATCAACAGCACTTTATCTGATGTCGTATTTTCGGGAGATTTTGGCGGTAATTTAGCCGGATCCAAAGACCCGCTGGCCTTGCATCGTGACCGGATTATTTACAACTTAAGCAATGCTAAGAGTGTAAACGTTTCGACCTTCTTAAATGGTAGCGTACTTGCCGTCAATGCAGATGTTGTTGGCTCGGGGCATCTTGAAGGCACGTTGATTGCTAATTCATTAAGTGCCGGAGCAAATGGCAAACTTGAATTAGGCTACGAGCCCTATAAAGGCAGCGCATTGCCTGTACCAGAGCCTGAAACCTACGCCCTGATGGGTTTAGGGCTGGTTGGCTTAGTGATGCGTCGCCGTAGTAAAAAATAAGCAGTGTGATGAATAAAAAAACGGGGAAGCTTTGGCTTCCCCGTTTTTGTATAGATGGCTGAATCACTCCAGCCCTGATCAATCGCTTACAGCCCCGCAGCAGCGCGCAGGATCTCGACTTTATCAGTGCGCTCCCACGAGAAATCTGGCTCTTCACGGCCAAAGTGGCCGTAGGCTGCAGTGCGTGTGTATACCGGACGCAGCAAATCAAGCATCTGGATAATGCCTTTCGGGCGTAAATCGAAGTGCTGTTTGATCAGCTCTACAATCTCGTGCTCAGGCAATTTACCTGTGCCCCATGTATCCACCATGATCGATACCGGTTGTGCTACACCAATTGCGTAAGACACTTGTACTAGGCATTGCTTGGCAATACCGGCAGCAACGATATTTTTTGCCACATAACGGCCAGCGTAGGCGGCTGAGCGGTCTACCTTGGATGGGTCTTTACCCGAGAAAGCACCGCCGCCGTGAGGGGCTGCACCGCCGTAGGTATCCACAATGATTTTACGGCCGGTTAAACCGCAATCGCCCATCGGGCCGCCGATGACAAAACGGCCTGTCGGGTTAATCAGGTATTTGGTGCCCACTAATAATTCGGGCGGGATCACTGGCTTAATGATTTCTTCAATCACGGCTTCAGCAAGCTGAGCGTGGCTGACATCCGGGTGGTGCTGGGTAGACAGTACGATGGTGTCGATGCCGGTGGCCATACCGGTGTCTTTGTCGTAGCGCACGGTTACTTGCGATTTAGCATCCGGGCGCAGCCAAGGCAGGCGGCCGTCTTTGCGAACTTCAGACTGGCGCTGCATCAGGCGGTGCGAGTAGTAAATCGGCATAGGCATCAGCTGCGGTGTTTCATCGCAGGCATAACCAAACATCAGGCCTTGATCGCCAGCGCCTTGGTCTAAATCTAAGCCTTGACCTTCGTTTACACCTTGAGCGATATCCGGGCTTTGCTTGTCGTAAGCCACCAGCACCGCGCAAGTTTTGTAATCAAAGCCAATATCGCTATGGTCGTAGCCAATGCGCTTGATGGTATCTCTGGCAATTTGAATATAATCCACATTGGCATGCGTGGTAATTTCACCAGCTAGGACCACAAGACCGGTATTTACCAGCGTTTCGGCGGCCACGCGGGCGTGTTTGTCTTGCGTCAGAATAGCGTCAAGGATGGAATCCGAGATTTGGTCTGCCACCTTATCTGGATGGCCTTCAGAAACCGATTCAGAGGTAAAGAGGAATTCTTGCATTATTGTTTCCCTGTCAATGAGGGGCTTACTAAGGGTTTTCTTCATAAAGTGATTTGTTACATGCTTGCACAAATGACTTATTGTCCTAAACGCTTAGTAACAGCCTGTTTTGCCGGTAGAATCCGGAGCCTGCCCTTGGATGCGTAAAAACCTGATGCTGCTGCTTAAACCTATTGCTTACTTGCCCCTATGGCTATTTCATGGCCTTGGAGCCTTGCTTGGCTGGCTGGCTTGGCTGTTATCGCCACGCTACAGACAGCGTTTGGCTGCCAACTTGCAGCAGTCGGGTATTGCGCAAAATGGCGGAGATTATAAGCGATTGCACCGCTTAAGTGTGAGTGCCCATGGCATGGGGGCGTTAGAACTTTTACCAGCTTGGCTTAGAACGCCAGAGCAGGTTGGCCGTTGGGTGAAGGAACGCGACGGCTGGGAGCATGTTGAAGCGGCAATGCAAAGTGGTCGGCCCATGATGTTTGTTTCTCCGCATCTTGGTGGAATCGAGGTCTGTGGTGTGTATATAAGCACACAGATTCCCTGCGTGCTGGCCGCTTTATACCGGCCTCCCAAGCTTAAATGGTTAGAGCCTTTGATGGTGACAGGGCGAAACCGCGCCAATGGCCGTGCTGCGCCTGCGAATGCCAGTGGCGTAAAGATCTTACTGCGCACCTTAAAAGAGAAGCAAGCAATTTATATACTCCCGGATCAGGCTCCCGGGGCAGGGGAAGGAGCTTGGGCTCCATTCTTTGGTAAGCTTGCTTACACCATGACTTTATTGCCTCGTTTAAGCAAATCAACTCAGCCTGTGATCCTGATGTGCTTTGCCGAGCGCCTGTCTTGGGGGCGTGGATTTAAAATGCATTTTGCCCCGCTGGATGAAGCCTTCGTGGGCGATACACAGGCTGATGCCCTTATTTTGAACCGCAATGTAGAAGCCATGATCCGCCGTGCTCCCAGCCAGTATTTGTGGAGTTACAACCGTTATAAGCGCCCCGCAGGCGCACCCTTGCCCGAGGATGTATGAGTTACCGTTTGTTGATTATTTTGTTCTGGTGTTTAAGCTGGCTGCCTTTATCACTCTTACGTTGCCTAGGATCTGTGCTGGGCCGGGTACTCTATTTTGCAGTAAAAAGCCGGCGTAAAATCGGGCTGACTAATTTACAACTCTGCTTTCCAGAGTGGCCCGAGGGGCAGCATGAGTGTGTATTAAAACAACACTACCAAGAGCTTTGCACCTGCATTTTTTATTACAGTAAGCTTTGGTTTGGCTCTCAGGCGCAAGTAGAGCGCTTGGTGCGTCGCGAAGGTTTTGAGCATTTTACTAAGGTAGAAACGGAGCACGTCATTATTCTGGCTCCACATTTTTTGGGGCTGGATTTTGGCGGTGTACGGCATATGGTTGATCATCGCGGCGCGAGTATGTATTCATCGTCGCACGATAATGCGTTTGATTTAATGCTTCTGCGTGGGCGCAGTCGTTTTAATGAGCCGCTCCTAGTGAAGCGCAGCGAAGGTATTCGGGGTATTTTGCGGGCCATTAAACAGGGCGTTTGTTTTTACTACCTGCCCGATCAAGATCTGGGGCCTAAAGAATCTGTATTTGTTCCATTTTTTGGAATTCAGACGGCCACCGTACCTGGCTTATCGCGTCTTGCCTTAATGGGCAAAGCAAAAGTACTGCCGATGATTACCACGCTGGAAAAAGACGGCTTTGTTAGCCGTTACTACCCCGCATGGGAAAACTTTCCCAGCGATGATGCGCTGGCGGATACGGCCCGTATGAATGCTTTTATTGAAGAGCGGATTCGCGAGCACCCTTCGCAGTATTACTGGCTGCACCGCCGCTTTAAAACCCGACCTGAGGGTGAGGCAAGCGTATATTAAAGCCTTGAATGGGCCTGTTGCTGCCCTAGCTGTTTTTTTGTGTGGGTAAAGCAGGGCAAAGAGACAGGCCTTTACCAGACTTTGCTAGGTAAAGGCCTCTGCTGCTTAAAGCCTGTTGAGGTGTTTTGTAATCAGCCAGGGCTGCTATTTATCAGTCATCCTGATGCAGCTGCTGCAAAAGTTCACGCAGGCACTGGCTGTCTTCTGCAACCAGCATTTTTTCTACCAAAGGCTTAATTTTCTGCATTTGGCCGGTCAGAATTTCTTGTTTTACCTTCAGCAGCTGAATCGGCAGCATAGAAAATCGTCTTAGTCCAAGGCCCAGTAAAAGCCGCGTGAGCGCCGGGTCGCCCGCCATTTCCCCGCACATCGAAACTGGCTTGCCAAGGCGATTGGCCGTGCTGATCACATGGTGCAGCAGCTGAATAACGGCCGGGTGCAGCGGATCATAGAGGTGTGAAACTGAATCATCGTTTCGGTCAACGGCCAGCGTGTACTGAATTAAGTCATTTGTGCCGATCGAGATAAAATCAAGATGCGCTAAAAACTGGGCTACCTGCACGGCTGCTGCGGGCACTTCGATCATGCCGCCCAGCTCGATATTTTCATCAAAAGCGATATGGTCTTCGCGTAACTGTGCTTTGGCTTCTTCCAGATGCTTACGGGTTTGCCTTACTTCGCCCACATAAGAGAGCATGGGCAGCAGTAGCTTAATCTTGCCATAGGCAGAGGCCCGCAGTAGAGCGCGCAGCTGGGTGCGAAACATTTGTGGCTCGGCCATGCAAAGACGAATACCGGTCAGCCCCAGCGCCGGGTTAGGCGTTTCACGCTCTTGCTGCCATTTAGGTATTTTGTCTTTGCCCAAGTCTACGGTACGAATAATCACCGGCTGGCCTTTCATGGCTTCAGCGACTTGCTTATAGGCGAGGAACTGTTCTTCTTCTGTGGGTAAATCGGATTCGGATAAAAATAAAAATTCGGAGCGGAACAGGCCCACGCCTGTCGCCCCGTTTTCTATAGACAAAATGCAATCGTCGGGTACTTCAATATTGGCAAACAGCTCGATTTCTTCGCCATCTTTGGTAACAGGGCGGCTGGTGCGGATATCTTGCAGTGCTTGTTGTTTTTTCAGCCAGTCTGCTTGCAGATGGCGGTATTCTTTGAGGATGATTTCATCGGGGTCGATAATCACCACGCCGTTAATGCCGTCGACAATAATCAGCTCATCTTCGCGGATTAGCTCGCGGGCGTGGCGCAGCGCCAGTACCGATGGCAAATCTAAGCTGCGGGCCAAAATCGCGGTGTGAGAAGTCGGGCCACCCACATCGGTAATAAAGGCAAGATAGGCCGTATCTTTAAACAACACCATATCGGCCGGGCTGAGGTCATGTGCAACCAGAATGCAGTCGGGGGCAATTTCGGCAAGAGCGTGTGAATGGTTTTCGTGGCCTGCCAGCGTTTTAAAAACCCGCTCTACCACCTGAATCACATCGCTGCGGCGCTCTCTGAGGTATTCGTCTTCGATCTCATCAAACTGAGCGAGCAGTACTTCCAGCTGCAGCTTAAGCGCCCATTCCGCATTGCAATGCTGCTGTTCGATCAGATTGCGTGGCTCTTTGGAGAGCATATGATCATTTAGCAGCATAATATGCAGCGATAAAAATGCGCCCAGCTCGGCGGGGGCATTTTCAGGGATACTACCCCAAAGCATTTCTAAGGATTTTCGGGTTACCCGGATGGCATCATCAAAGCGGGCCAGTTCGGCGGGGATGTCTGCATCAGTCAGTTGATAGTGAGCAATTTCGATATCGGCATGCGATATAAGGTGGGCCTGCCCAATTGCAATCCCACCCCCAATGCCAATCCCTTGCAGCGTAATGCTCATAAATCTTCCTCTTTTGCCACCGTGCCGGTGATCGCGGTCGTTATTTTGAGTACAAAACTGATCTGAACTATCCCTGATAATGCCTGTTGTCTTGCAGTTTTAAATAAATATTTTATGACGGAATGATGAGACAGAGCCTTATTCGCCTTCGCCAAACTTATCAGCGATTAAG includes these proteins:
- a CDS encoding lysophospholipid acyltransferase family protein translates to MRKNLMLLLKPIAYLPLWLFHGLGALLGWLAWLLSPRYRQRLAANLQQSGIAQNGGDYKRLHRLSVSAHGMGALELLPAWLRTPEQVGRWVKERDGWEHVEAAMQSGRPMMFVSPHLGGIEVCGVYISTQIPCVLAALYRPPKLKWLEPLMVTGRNRANGRAAPANASGVKILLRTLKEKQAIYILPDQAPGAGEGAWAPFFGKLAYTMTLLPRLSKSTQPVILMCFAERLSWGRGFKMHFAPLDEAFVGDTQADALILNRNVEAMIRRAPSQYLWSYNRYKRPAGAPLPEDV
- the ptsP gene encoding phosphoenolpyruvate--protein phosphotransferase: MSITLQGIGIGGGIAIGQAHLISHADIEIAHYQLTDADIPAELARFDDAIRVTRKSLEMLWGSIPENAPAELGAFLSLHIMLLNDHMLSKEPRNLIEQQHCNAEWALKLQLEVLLAQFDEIEDEYLRERRSDVIQVVERVFKTLAGHENHSHALAEIAPDCILVAHDLSPADMVLFKDTAYLAFITDVGGPTSHTAILARSLDLPSVLALRHARELIREDELIIVDGINGVVIIDPDEIILKEYRHLQADWLKKQQALQDIRTSRPVTKDGEEIELFANIEVPDDCILSIENGATGVGLFRSEFLFLSESDLPTEEEQFLAYKQVAEAMKGQPVIIRTVDLGKDKIPKWQQERETPNPALGLTGIRLCMAEPQMFRTQLRALLRASAYGKIKLLLPMLSYVGEVRQTRKHLEEAKAQLREDHIAFDENIELGGMIEVPAAAVQVAQFLAHLDFISIGTNDLIQYTLAVDRNDDSVSHLYDPLHPAVIQLLHHVISTANRLGKPVSMCGEMAGDPALTRLLLGLGLRRFSMLPIQLLKVKQEILTGQMQKIKPLVEKMLVAEDSQCLRELLQQLHQDD
- a CDS encoding lysophospholipid acyltransferase family protein, coding for MSYRLLIILFWCLSWLPLSLLRCLGSVLGRVLYFAVKSRRKIGLTNLQLCFPEWPEGQHECVLKQHYQELCTCIFYYSKLWFGSQAQVERLVRREGFEHFTKVETEHVIILAPHFLGLDFGGVRHMVDHRGASMYSSSHDNAFDLMLLRGRSRFNEPLLVKRSEGIRGILRAIKQGVCFYYLPDQDLGPKESVFVPFFGIQTATVPGLSRLALMGKAKVLPMITTLEKDGFVSRYYPAWENFPSDDALADTARMNAFIEERIREHPSQYYWLHRRFKTRPEGEASVY
- the metK gene encoding methionine adenosyltransferase, which codes for MQEFLFTSESVSEGHPDKVADQISDSILDAILTQDKHARVAAETLVNTGLVVLAGEITTHANVDYIQIARDTIKRIGYDHSDIGFDYKTCAVLVAYDKQSPDIAQGVNEGQGLDLDQGAGDQGLMFGYACDETPQLMPMPIYYSHRLMQRQSEVRKDGRLPWLRPDAKSQVTVRYDKDTGMATGIDTIVLSTQHHPDVSHAQLAEAVIEEIIKPVIPPELLVGTKYLINPTGRFVIGGPMGDCGLTGRKIIVDTYGGAAPHGGGAFSGKDPSKVDRSAAYAGRYVAKNIVAAGIAKQCLVQVSYAIGVAQPVSIMVDTWGTGKLPEHEIVELIKQHFDLRPKGIIQMLDLLRPVYTRTAAYGHFGREEPDFSWERTDKVEILRAAAGL